The proteins below come from a single Solea solea chromosome 6, fSolSol10.1, whole genome shotgun sequence genomic window:
- the dyrk3 gene encoding dual specificity tyrosine-phosphorylation-regulated kinase 3 has translation MMIISRKPEGPIATARHGDGLYDSYMRTDHILKDEGDTNSPSGLPPMPKHTVVSNKTVLRDQVTVRGGQLKVKYLYEDSTNNRKINAITTASTQNSGTTGQTPSKTAMVPNVSKEHSVESTESTKGSTESQGVGSGGNSGKLCGPLTPDQALRLYRSQLTTLEQSEIHSYPDIYFVGPNAKKRPAVAGGNNNCGYDDEQGGYIHVPHDHLAYRYEFLKIIGKGSFGQVAKVYDHKLQQHLALKMVRNEKRFHRQAQEEIRILEHLRKQDRNGTMNVVHMLENFTFRNHICMTFELLSMNLYELIKRNKFQGFSLPLVRKFAHSILQCLEALSRHRIIHCDLKPENILLKQQGRSGIKVIDFGSSCFEHQRVYTYIQSRFYRAPEVILGSRYGLPIDMWSFGCILTELLTGYPMFPGEDEGDQLACVMELLGMPPQKVLEQAKRAKNFINSKGHPRYCGVNTLPTGATVLTGSRSRRGKMRGPPGSKEWSAALKGCEDPTFTDFIKKCLDWDPSSRLTPSQALRHPWLYRRLPKPPIQEKSQGAVVKRLPEHHSTSFPSIMAKGGPGLGTTAANNKLRSNMLGDSGEAIPLRTVLPKLVS, from the exons GTTGTCAGTAACAAGACTGTCTTGAGGGATCAGGTAACTGTGCGAGGTGGCCAGCTGAAGGTCAAGTACCTGTACGAAGACTCGACCAACAACCGCAAGATAAATGCTATAACCACAGCATCCACCCAGAACAGTGGGACCACCGGACAGACGCCCAGTAAAACTGCAATGGTCCCCAATGTGTCCAAAGAGCACAGTGTAGAGAG CACTGAATCCACCAAGGGCTCCACAGAATCACAGGGAGTTGGGAGTGGAGGGAACAGTGGGAAGCTGTGTGGCCCACTCACTCCTGACCAGGCTCTGAGACTGTACCGATCTCAACTGACCACCTTGGAGCAGTCAGAGATTCACTCCTACCCCGACATCTACTTTGTGGGACCCAATGCCAAGAAGAGGCCCGCTGTTGCTGGTGGCAACAACAACTGTGGCTATGATGATGAGCAGGGTGGTTACATTCACGTCCCTCATGACCACCTTGCCTACCGTTATGAGTTTCTTAAG ATTATCGGTAAGGGAAGTTTTGGCCAGGTGGCCAAGGTATACGATCACAAGCTGCAGCAACACTTGGCCTTGAAAATGGTGCGTAACGAGAAGCGTTTCCATCGGCAGGCGCAGGAGGAGATCCGCATCCTGGAGCACTTGCGCAAGCAGGATCGAAACGGCACCATGAACGTTGTCCACATGCTTGAAAACTTCACGTTCCGCAATCACATCTGTATGACCTTTGAGCTGCTGAGCATGAACCTATATGAGCTTATCAAGCGCAACAAGTTCCAGGGCTTCAGCCTGCCACTGGTCAGAAAGTTTGCACACTCCATCCTGCAGTGCCTGGAGGCCCTGAGCCGACACAGAATTATCCACTGTGACCTCAAGCCAGAGAACATCCTGCTCAAACAGCAGGGACGTAGCGGCATCAAG GTAATTGACTTTGGCTCCAGCTGTTTCGAACACCAGCGCGTTTACACCTACATCCAGTCTCGGTTCTATCGGGCTCCGGAGGTTATACTCGGTTCACGTTATGGCCTTCCTATTGACATGTGGAGCTTCGGCTGCATACTGACAGAGTTGCTCACTGGCTACCCTATGTTCCCCGGTGAAGACGAGGGCGACCAGCTGGCCTGCGTCATGGAGCTTCTGGGTATGCCTCCGCAGAAGGTTCTGGAGCAGGCCAAAAGGGCAAAGAACTTCATCAACTCAAAGGGCCACCCTCGCTACTGTGGCGTCAACACCCTTCCCACGGGGGCCACTGTGCTGACGGGTTCTCGCTCCCGTCGTGGGAAGATGAGAGGCCCTCCTGGTAGCAAGGAATGGAGTGCTGCTCTCAAGGGCTGCGAGGACCCCACCTTTACTGACTTCATAAAGAAGTGTTTGGACTGGGACCCCTCATCTCGTCTCACCCCTAGCCAGGCCCTCAGGCACCCTTGGCTGTATCGGAGACTGCCAAAGCCTCCGATACAGGAGAAGAGCCAAGGGGCCGTGGTAAAACGACTCCCTGAGCACCACAGCACCTCCTTCCCTTCTATCATGGCCAAAGGGGGGCCAGGCTTAGGCACCACTGCTGCCAACAACAAACTGAGGAGCAACATGTTGGGAGATTCAGGGGAGGCCATACCTCTTCGTACTGTCCTACCTAAGCTGGTCTCctag